From the Acomys russatus chromosome 8, mAcoRus1.1, whole genome shotgun sequence genome, the window aattttaaaataagcaagcGTCGGATAAGAAAAGCATATCCTATCTATAATGTCACCAGTCACCGAGACCTTGACTGATGCAGCATCTTCAAAAGGATGTATACGCAATGTCAAATAAAACCTTCGAAAATAAACCATGAAGCCTGTGGAGGGAAATACAGAGGAGAATAAAGTCTTAGCAATGTCTCTACAAAGCTGAGCAGCAAGCTCCCTAAGGCCCAGGAATCATATTTCTCTTTACTGTTGAAGAGCCAGCCTTAGAATGACATTAGCATTTGTTGAATAAAAGGCAAGGGGGAGAGATGGCAATAGAGAGGGAAGTAGGAGAAATTCAGTTCTAAATTTGgcaagaaagaagataaagggCAGAGTGGACCAGCGTGAGAAGGTGAAAAGCATCTCAAAGTGGTCAGTGGCACAGCAGCATGCGAGTGGTGGGCGCCACAGCATGCCACTTAAAAGTATCCAACATGGTGACTTTCATGCTATGTGAGTTCTACCACATAAAAATTTTATCACACTTTTTTATAAGCAGGGTGTAAACGACCTCTATGTCCGCAAACTTGCAATAAAGTCTTGTAGACGTGCAAGCACACTAGTGCCTCAGTAAGTGGATGTACTGAAAATCAAAGAGAGGAAACTCGGTCAAACGTGGGGATCGGGGCAGTCTGAGCAGAAGCAGCCTATAAAGCAAGAAGGCACTGCAAGGTGACCTAACCCTTCTAACTTAGACAGTCAAGGCCAAAGACAAGTGGGAAAAAACTGGGCCCTATCCCCCAACCTCTCTGCCATCAGATTCCCCAGAGGTAGTGCTGGGGCAGCTTCTGTATCCAAGGACAGGCGGCCCCTGAGACCTGGGTTACACCCACTACTTTACTTTCCTCCTCCCTGAGCCAAGGACGGAGAAGGCAAGCAAACCTGCACAGCCCAGCAAATGCTGCGCTGCCCTGCGGAGATGGAACGTTGGACACACGTTGCACTTCTAGGCCTTGGGCTCAGAATCATCACACGTCTACCTTTCAGACTGTTCCCCAAGACAAACCTAAATTTACTATGTAATAAGGCAAAGGATGGAAAGAACTTTCAAAGTTCAAGTACAAACAAAAATGCTCTAATACCAAAGCCATGATAATAATTCGCCAAACAGAAATGAAGGTCAGCGAAAGCGCTGTAAGATTGCTGCAATATTACCTGGGTGTTCATAGTACACCGAACAGCCAAAGCAAAACACTGTCATATCAAACTAGAACACACCTATCTCATCACTATTATGAATATATCAAAAAAAGAGAAGCCATGTATTCATTGGAACctagaaatctgaaaaaaattaaaatagtctaTCAGCCTCCAAATTTTCCGAATCATACGTAAAGTGGAGAAACAGTATGTGAGTCACATCAACTGTGCCTTTGAAAGGGCCGTTTAGAGCCGCCTCCTCCGCGCACCCAGTGATCTGTATTTTGGGACAAACTGGGGTGTTTTGGAAAGTCATGgcaattcttttaaagaaaagacgGGACATGGGCTGAGCACACAGCAAAAGCCACATCTCGCtttagtgaaagaaaaatgtgggTCACATCCAGCAGTTCTTTGATAAAAGAGACATTTGAGGATGAGTCAGCAGAGGGAAAAATTGAAAGCATTGCATCTATATAGAAATCATCTATACATTTGccatcagtaaaataaaaaataaaaaataaaccactttGCCCTGACAGCAGAGAATGATGCATGGACTCTTAACAAAGCAGCTCTTGCTAGGAGAAAAGGCAGCTGCTGTTCCTCGCAATTGCACCGCACAAGTCTGTTTTATCTAAGGATTGTCCACTTGTGTATCTGTTGGAGCAATTCGGAAGAGAACATATTGAGCTGTGCTTGTGGGCATGACTGatgacaagggcaaaaagcagttCTCAGGTCTTCATGAAAGGCACAAAGAGCTGGCACATGGACTTCCCTGCCATCCAGATGGCTTGGCCTGTCTGCATATGGATTTCAggaaaaaagcaaggaagaagtGAGGTTCTGAGGGTAACAACAAACCAACACAGAAGCTGGTGTTGTAGCCCAGAGGTGCAGTGTCTGACCAGCATACACAAGGCTCTAGGTTCTGTTGTTAGCTCCACATgtgcacaaaagaaaaaatattaagaaataaagcaAAGTACTTTTTACCAGATGTACTAAATGTCATTGGATCTTCATGGTTGGGGACTACAGATTTGTTCCAGAGAGCAAGGGGAGAGTGTAACTAGAGTTAGTCCTTTGGATGCAGTAATCCCTGATGCCTAGAATCAACTACAAAACCTTCATGTTCCCCCGCAGCCAGCCACTATGATCTTTTGACTAGGAAATGCTCTGAACTCTACTGGGAGATCCTCTCTCTGAAGTCCCTCCCTTCCTAGCCAGCTTGTCTTTCACCTCCATGGAAGCCATTCTGTGGATCCCTCAAGTCTTCAGGGAGTTATAGAGGCCAAGTCAGTTGTTAAATCCCATACTGCTTCAGGGCAGCCCTAACTTCGCCAcattctcagaacaagaaaacGCAAGGTGATCTCTGGCTTGTCTGGAAACATAATCACTACACCTGGCCTCTGTGTTCAGGACCGGATCAGGGAAGAATGcttaacaaataacaaaaaaaaaaaaaaaaaaaaaaaaaaccctcacaaatAAAGACACATGGTTGCAATGCCAACTAGTGCAAGTTTATTGAGAAATACACAGTGCGACaagctccctttttttttccaagacacaaaagcagaagccaggagatACAGCAGCAAGGTGCAGACACAGGCTGATGGCAGCAGGGCCCCTGGAAGCCTCATGACACCTCAGACTGGACTGAGGGTACTAAAGGCCCCTGGAAGCATCAAAAAGCTCACACATTACCAGAAATCAAACCTTAAAGTTATCTTAGCGCTGGTAAGAAACATTTCAGAGTGTCAAAGGCAGCTTCTGCATGGCCAGTAGCCAGCAATTGGGCAGTCAGTAACACAGTGAAGTATTCAGGCAGTACATGGGGAGATCCTGGAAACACAGCTGGCGGGGCCGGAGATTCAACGGGCTCAGTGGCTCCTACATGCTCAACAGGTTCTTCGGCAGCCGGACACATAGGACTGCTGGTAGGGCCTGGAGACTCCACAGGTTGGTTGGCAGACAGTAGAGATGCCTCCCACTGGCTGGCTGATGGCAGAGATGCCTCCCACTGGTTGGCAGACAGCAGAGATGCCTCCCACTGGTTGGCAGACAGCAGAGCTGCCTCCCACTGGTTGGCAGGAGCTGGAAACGCCTCCCAAGGGCTGACAGCCACCGGACACAAAAGTGAGTGGCCGGCTACAGGGAGTAGAGGAAGGAGTAGAGACGCAGGTAGTCTGTCGACTGCAAGTTACCTGGGCAGGAGTGGAgacacaagaagttctctggtagcACGCTGGCTGGCAGACGCTGGGCTCGCAGCATGACTCCTGACAATGGTCCAGGAGCCAGGAACTCGTTTGGAAGGAACTGGGCAAGCATATGCCACTCAGGCAGTCTATGTCACCGGCTGAAGCCGTGGCAGCTGGGCCCGCTGGGGCAGTATAACGTCCTCCGACTGGCCTGGAAGAGCAATTTCTTGGAGAGCAGTTGAAAGACATGGCGGCAGAGAGAGGGCTGCAAGGCGTTCTTGAAGTTAGCTGCACTGTGAGTGCTACTTCGGGCTCCTGGGCTTTTTATATATCCTGGCTCAGGGGTGGGGCTCCCATGCTAGTTGCCTTGGCTTGTTTGGCTCATACAGCCTTGCCTTAGAACATCTTGTGAATCTACAAGTTAATTGTCTCTCGAGAAGCTGTCTCCCTCGTAAAGGAAATTTAGTAGTTTGGTAACCAAATCATAAGTCTCCTGCATTGTACTTAGTCCGGGTTACAAATGCTGGTTGACAGCTTCAAAGCTATGGGTCATCTTTGCCTCCTACATGTCATCCCCCACTGATGCTCTTGCATCCGATGAGCGTCCATCCGGCCACAGCTCCAAACACGTCCCTGTCCTGCCCCATCGTCACACTCTGCCCCTTCTGGCCAGGACTGACTACAAGCCCACACCCTGCCTGGTTTGTCATTGGCATTTAATATGCTTTAAACATAACTTAATCGGCCACTCTTCCACAGCTAACGGGGTTTCTAATAATGGGGGGTTGCCCCTTCAGAATGCTTCGTGGTAGCAATGAGAAGACTGACCAAGGGAAAGGACGCAGCGATTCACCCATATCCGAAGGCCATCCTCAGCCCCGGACCAAAGCGAGAAAATCACCGGAAGCAGAGGGAGCACTGGGGTCCCTTTTATTTCATCGAGGCAGCAAGTTAGATGCTAATTAAGTGGAGCTGCATTCACAGCCAAGAccctttttaaataaattggGTGAGAATTATCCCTAAAAGTTTTACTCTAATAAAAATGGATAACAATCACTCACGAGCCTCATTGGGATGCCAGGAGACAGgcttcattaattttaaaattattgtaatattaatttaaaaggcTATGGCGTCTTTCTCCGATTTTGTTCAATATATttgaaacatatttattttcacacAAGTTTTTATAGATAGGGTGCATTTTAATCAGGAATAAACTAAAGACTCTCCAAGGTCATTGTCTCTATCACAGATAAGGATAGGCAAGGGTGGGCGGGACCAGGCACTTAATCAATGCTGGGTAGTAAATGAGTACATGAAGAGGGTTCTGTAATATTTAATTATTCCTTTTGTGCTTGGAGAGCCATACTGATGCTATTCTTTTTTGATTTATCTCAATATAATATAGTCAGCTCCAAGAAAGAGAATCGACTGTTTCTTTTAGTTCATCTGTACACAGGTAAATCACCACTCCAACACAGCTTAAGTGACCAGAAATATTTCCACCTCAAAATAGCTCGAAAATCTGACAAGTTTTATGGCCTGGCTTACCTGGGGAACAACAATGAATTTACACATATTTGAGGGCTACAGGCCGGGCCACAAAATGAACAGCTTTGTGTCAGAACTCATCAGAAGTCTCCTTGCGAGAGCATCAATTGAAGGCTGATGATACACTCCAACAACAGGAAGCAGGGCTGGCGGCTGCATTAGAAAACCCAAGGATCCGCTTCCATGGCTCCAAGAATGTGGTCAGGAGCCCAGGGAGAGACGTTAAGGAGATGACCACTGTCCACAATGTTGTGGCCATGCTCCTCCCACCAGCAAGAATGTCTCAGATGGTGTTTGAAGGTCAGAGTGCCCCCATCAAGGGATGGGCTAGCTTGTTTTACAATAGCTGAGTCCTTTGCAGGCTTCTACCTGTGAGGACTGGCAGAAACACAAGGGGAAAGAGTTCAGTAGTGCAAATGCAGAaagagggaaagcaggaaggagactGCCAGAAGCCATGACCACACTGCTAGAACGGCAGAGACTTTtttttagaggtgtgtgtgtgtgtgtgtgtgtgtgtgtgtgtgtgtgtgtgtgtgtacatgcaaacacatgtgccacagtgtgcgtgtggaggtcagaggaccactttcagGAAACGATTCCCTCCTCTCATCATGTGGACTCACACCATCAGGCTCAGAAGCAAACACCTttaccatctcaccagcccctggcaaactttttaaaagtcttcatCTGTCTTTATCAAACTTTTCTATTGAAAGTTGAAAATCACAATGGAAAATTCTTTCCATTGGCTTCGGGAGGACATCGAGTGAGTGTTTTTAGAGCACGTGGGTCTCACTCGGCTGGCGAATCAGGAGCTCCATGGACCTCATCTCACCTGGTCCTTCCATCAGCTCCATGGAGGAGGCATTGGTTCAGGGAGGCTCGGTAGCCATCGGAGCTGTTCGGTTTATATCGGACTAAGTACAAATTCAAGTAGAGCAGCGCCTAAGAGCAACCAGGCTACAGTTGGGTGACTGAAATGTGTTGCGGTGCCTTCACTAAAGCATgatgaatttatttattgaaagtcAGACCACCGATCCTACACTGATGACAGAATAAAAGCTACAGTAACTCTCCCCTCCAGGTCATTAGCCAttcagcaacaagaaaaatgaaagaagtcaTTCTGCATAGCATTTAATGCTTTCTTATTTAACTAGAGTGAAAGTCAAGGTCATTATACATAAAGCAAAATCAGAGAGCCAGAAGTAACTTGAAACTACAGTTTGAGTCCACAACTATTTGTAATGGCTCTGCATGTAACTAATGTCTGGAGAATTGCAGAGTTGGGCATTGGCTTGTCCATTTTCCACAGAACCTGCCACCTTGCAGATGTTGAATAAAAACAGTCAGTTGAATGGCTTCCTTGGGTTTTCATTACTGAATGAAACTACTGGTTTGTGCTTACACTGTGGCTGAAAGCACTGAAATTTTATATTACAATGATTTCAGCATTTGTGAGTCACATCTTTCATAGAGGCCGAGGCCTTGCCACCTAGAAAGAAAACCCCTGTTCACACCCTGCCATCCTCTGAAGCTGTATCTGGGGCCCTAGGCAAGCGGCTTCATGCTTGGGTGCATCAAGGGAAGCCTCCTACACTGACAGCTTGGTCTGCAGTGCCAGGCTCAGACCACGGGCTCTGGGGAAATGGTTGGGTCCTGTGGCCTAGTCTATTGGTATATTATTCATAAGTGAGCAGAACGTGGAAACGTGGCAGAGACTGGACAGTGTAGCCTGACTGGAGGGCATGGGCCACTAGGAAGATACCTTTGAAGGGACTGTCCTTGGTGTCattcactctccctctccctttctcttgccTCTGATTCTAGGCTTCTGTAAAGTTAGCAGCCCGTACATGCAGACACGCACaaatgcacgcatgcatgcacgtacacCACAGTGTTGTCCCTTACTCTAATCCAAACAGTCATGGAACTAGCTGAACACTGACAAAGTCTATGAAACCGTGAGCTAAAATTGATCATGCTCCCTTAgcgtgtctgctcccagcaatgAGGTAGAGACCAGGAAACCCAATAACAGTAATGTGACACTTGAATAAATTACAGATAACTCTACCTTGgcaatattttaaatggaattaaTCAATCATGCTTTcagtataattataaaaaaaaaaaaaaaccatttggtCAACTACCACTATCACTCCATAGTCTGTACAGCATGAAACTTCAAtgcaggagggggaaaaaagtgacTTGTAAGGACTAGTTACTGCCTCTCATTTGCATAAAGTGAGGGGAGAgtgtgaggagagcagaggaggagagatCAAAGAGCCACTCTTGTCCATTATCTTCATCACAGATGGGTAATTTGCTCTCATTTGTATAGAACGGTCTAAATTTTATACAATAATTATCACCGGCTGGAAATGAGTGATTCTTTCACTCAAACTGAATCCCAGTAATCACTTGCAAGACCAAGCATTTGGGAATGAAATGAGTTCGACAGGTGTGGGAGGCTCGAGGCTTAGTATGCAGAGAGGACGCTTTTCATCAGGACGTTGGGAATATTGTTGGCCAGTGCTGGTCCAGAGAAAATGACAAATTGAGTCTCATCAAATACAGGCATGGTGAATTTGCAGAAAAGTtaataaacttaaaacaaaagtTGATTGTTCTCTACTTTGAGGAAGTGATTGTCTTCTCGAAATTAAGCTACTCGTCtcttaagaaatataaaagaaaattcaaattctTATAGAGAGAACATTATGGTTGCTGTGAAACTTAAAATTAACTCCATCTCAGCTGAGTAGCCTGCTTTTCTCTTTAGCTTAACACACACTCTCTGTTGAGTCTCCAGAAAGCCCCCGACTGACACATTAGAAACCCTGAGGTGTCAGTGATGTCCTTAGCAAAGGCTGAAATCCGTATTCCAAACTCTCTTCAAAGAGCACCGGTCCTAAGAAGAGTGGAGTCTCTTGTGCTGGTGCCaaccacagagagagaaagcagaggtgaAAATAACCTAGCAACAGCCACTGAGGCAACTGCATGGATGTGGCTTAGAGAGCAGTAAGGAGCAATGTAGTCTGCATAAAGAAAACAGAGCCTTCACCAGACGCTACTGAGGTGGGGAATTCCTGAAATAAACCATTCTCCCTCCATCCATATCACATTCTTGTGGTTATccagtgtgttcttttttttttttttttttttttttcctcttcttttcttttcttttcttttttcatttttttttttttaacagtggaTCAAAATGAAGGTCCCTCTGGGGAAGGTGAATAAAATCtcaagaatatatatgtgtgtgtgtagctgtgtaggtgtgtgtgcatgtgtgcacgtgtgtttgtgtgtgtgtgtgtatgtattaatatataaatatatagtgtgGGACTACCCATGGGCAGCTGGCCTGTGCTCCCACATTAATGGGGGGGAAAGCCCACTGGCGAGCAGACATTAGTGagtagtgtttgtgtgtttgtgtacaagGCCTGAGAGAAGTCGCTAGCTCAATCACTGTGTATCACATTTCCCTGGTTGACAATCAGCCCTGACCTATGAGGTACTGAGCAGAGAAAGGATTAGCAACACCATAGACACGGGATTGGAAGGAAGGTCTCTTCATGTCACCTAACTGACCTGTGCTTGCAGCCTTTCAACACAGCCGTTCTTTGTCTGATCTGCCTATGTAGGGGATAAGGGGGCCAGCGTTGAGTCTGCAGGATATTAGACTGGTAGCTAAAATACTCCAGCAGGCTTTGAAACCATGAGGCCTGAAGGGTTGGCAGAAGTTAAGCCCCAAGGAGGGTTTTGCAGCACCTGGCGCTCTTCTGTACTACATCCCTGGGCTCATCCAAGTCCTTCCTGTAGTCTTCCTGCAAACTTAAGCCAGCTTCCAGAAAGTAAAACCAAACAGTGTggctgtggttctcctcttcttGGGGGACTGCTGcccaccagcccaccaaggcaggaggagcagaggacAAGACGCAGGTCCTGGAAGGCCGTAAGCACTTCGGAGATCAaacactctgggaaccacttcaggagcgagttcaactttaatcagaaagaacaaaggctatatagcccttggggagtgggtggggggggtggccTTTTAGGATAGGTGTTCATAATTGGTTgtaaccaggcactttaaggatgcttgtttttacatttggcagcatgctcctacCATATGAgcgggaacacagtacctaattatcctataggctcagggaggggagggataGCAGAgagctgtgtcaaaggccatatatcaaTGTGgtgaggggcatctatgtctaaagactctccagatggagtcaggcagagagcaggaggccctgctgtgGAGAGGGAGGCCTCCATCTCCCTCAGAATGGCTCTcaggactgggaggactgcaacctcaaacagaaGGGGTCCTTCCAACATGTGGCCTTGCCTTTAGGCCCCTTCATATACATCCTGTTTCTTGCTGGGTCCTCTTCAATACCATGGCAAAGAGCCCGTGCTAACTTGCTCTGAGCTCTTGCATGTGTCAATCATTAGTAGCATCCTTCTTGGACAATAAGGGCTACAAACCTGAAGACAGGGGTGCTATCTTTCCTCCTCTGGGTAGGATGTGTGGAAACTCATTTTAGAGTCTCACACAGCCTGACCTAGTGGCTTGCAACAGTGGCAAGCTAGGTAGACCTTTTGAGGGTCTTCTTCCCTACTCTTTATCCCCACCATAAAATACCCCCTCAACTGTACTGAGTTCTGATTTGAGGGAAATTTAGATTGGGGCACCATGTTCCAAAACTAATATATATTAGTCAGAAATAATGAAAACCCTTTTCATTTCCATCTCAGTGCCTATAAAGGTACACTCGGTCCCTATCCATGCAATCCAGAAAGTGTCTTGAATGCAGTCTGAGGTTCAAACAAGTCATTTTGTTCTGAAATGAGCAAATAAGACCGCGGTTAAAGTCTTTACACACATTTATACTGTAGTGATTACCAAACTATTttgaagcaaagagaacaatgtTTTTCCTTAGCATTTAGCATGGGCTGGTGTACCTAAGCATTGCCTTCTCAACTACCAAAGGAGCATATGCCTCGTGTTATTTTCACTTTGATGTCATGCTTATTTTCCAAACGTAAAGGATGctttattttcccaaagaaatGGAGCCATTTCGGTTTTCATGGTCAAAACTTATTtctgaatataataaaaagtaagGCTGGGTTAGCAAAAATAGAAACTTCATGAACATTATAAGATGGCATAAGGTTTTTAAGAGGCATTATTGTTTAAGAAGTAAATTGAGGGGCAACAAGAGATCTCAGTGAGAAAAGGCATgaaaagacacttgccaccaagcttaatgacctgaattcaatatCTATTGAACTGGCACACTAAACAGGAGCAAGAGCCTGTGGTTAGGCAGGCCACGGAACCAAGGAGACAGCCTGCCACTACTACTAAATGCTACATTTTTATCTTaatacccatagattagtgcactTGCCAGCCCCCATCAGAGGCTTCtgtttgcagtagatggtgattagcACTGCAGAGTCCTCAGCCCTGAAAGGATGTCTTTATCACGCCTCttcctctcaaggctcagggatcactgtgCGTGTGGGGGCCGGGGGAGATGGAGAAGCAATGCTTTCCAGATACAGCTAagcagttgcacatatgaacctACACCCGCTGTGAAAGAATGCACAAGGTCTGTgtaagctcaagccagacaaagccTCGGCGTGGAGAGGGAGGTGGGCACggagccccacccctacccaagGACTTCCTGGCAGTCAATAGCTGCTAAGAAGAGGGCATAAAGTTGGGTGGAcaggtacgtatcccttggactaatgttttgatataagtgagtatataccgtttgtctctttttgcttctgggtgaactcactcattatgataatttctagatcaatccatttgtccacaaatttctggaattcctcatttttaatagctgagtagtattccatcgtgtaaatataccacagtttcttagtccattcttctactgagggacacttaggctgtttccacgttctggctattatgtataaagcagctatgaacatggttgagcatatgtccctgttatgtggtagggcattttctgggtatattccaaggagtgggatggctgggtcttgaggaagccctattcccatttttctg encodes:
- the LOC127192848 gene encoding keratin-associated protein 11-1 is translated as MSFNCSPRNCSSRPVGGRYTAPAGPAATASAGDIDCLSGICLPSSFQTSSWLLDHCQESCCEPSVCQPACYQRTSCVSTPAQVTCSRQTTCVSTPSSTPCSRPLTFVSGGCQPLGGVSSSCQPVGGSSAVCQPVGGISAVCQPVGGISAISQPVGGISTVCQPTCGVSRPYQQSYVSGCRRTC